In Opitutaceae bacterium TAV5, one genomic interval encodes:
- a CDS encoding MFS transporter, giving the protein MTPVTADNPPSSPPAAKTWRSGTLVYTSGGLVVLFCWLLFGDFAWSMRDRSVGPMAQWYLNHLNVPNLLFGLLISSFPALIGVTLGPVISVKSDRHRGKWGRRIPFLIVTTPIAAFGMIGIAVTPIVAHWVHGHFPEQSEMVVAVVCFGVFWAAFEFATIAGGAVFGGLINDVVPKELLGRFYGLFRAISLIDGMIFNYWIMGKVPGHFTLILCLIGVFYGIAFMWACLKVKEGSYPPPPPPATSAQSGLAGRAGGWWRETKRYLKECFTNPYYLSVFILLKVAMMAFGPINIFAIPYARSLGVDMEVYGKYLALTYLISLSLSFFLGWMADAFHPLRMAIGTLAGYVVVMLFGSLYATTATSFLVAWVAHGVLSGCYFTSAASLGQRLFPHEKYAQFASAASVCTAFANMALAPVMGLIIDGSGGVFRYTFVVAGVLAVLALVAGLYVHGKFMKLGGPRGYVAPE; this is encoded by the coding sequence ATGACACCCGTCACCGCCGACAACCCACCCTCGTCGCCGCCTGCCGCAAAAACCTGGCGCTCCGGCACGCTCGTCTACACCAGCGGCGGCCTCGTCGTGCTTTTCTGCTGGCTCCTGTTCGGTGACTTTGCCTGGTCCATGCGCGACCGCTCCGTCGGCCCCATGGCGCAATGGTACCTCAACCACCTCAATGTTCCCAACCTGCTTTTCGGGCTGCTCATCAGCTCCTTCCCCGCGCTCATCGGAGTGACGCTCGGGCCGGTCATCAGTGTAAAATCCGACCGGCACCGCGGCAAATGGGGACGGCGCATTCCCTTCCTGATTGTCACCACGCCCATCGCCGCTTTCGGCATGATCGGCATTGCCGTCACCCCGATCGTCGCCCACTGGGTCCACGGGCACTTTCCCGAACAGAGCGAAATGGTCGTGGCGGTTGTCTGTTTCGGCGTCTTCTGGGCAGCCTTCGAGTTTGCCACCATTGCCGGCGGCGCCGTCTTCGGAGGACTCATCAACGACGTAGTTCCCAAGGAACTACTTGGTCGATTTTACGGACTTTTCCGCGCCATCAGCCTCATCGACGGCATGATCTTCAATTACTGGATCATGGGAAAAGTGCCCGGTCACTTTACGCTCATTCTCTGCCTCATCGGCGTATTCTACGGCATCGCCTTCATGTGGGCCTGCCTAAAGGTGAAGGAAGGGAGCTACCCGCCGCCTCCGCCTCCTGCCACGTCTGCCCAATCGGGTCTGGCCGGCCGAGCCGGAGGATGGTGGCGTGAAACCAAGCGCTACCTCAAGGAGTGCTTCACCAATCCCTATTACCTTTCGGTTTTTATATTGCTGAAGGTCGCGATGATGGCCTTTGGCCCGATCAACATCTTTGCGATTCCCTACGCCCGCAGCCTTGGCGTGGACATGGAGGTTTACGGAAAATACCTTGCGCTTACCTACCTGATTTCCCTGAGCCTCTCGTTCTTCCTCGGCTGGATGGCGGATGCCTTTCATCCCCTGCGCATGGCCATCGGCACATTGGCCGGTTACGTCGTCGTGATGCTTTTCGGCAGCCTTTACGCAACCACGGCCACATCGTTTCTTGTCGCCTGGGTCGCGCATGGCGTCCTTTCCGGCTGTTACTTCACGAGCGCCGCCTCACTCGGCCAGCGGCTTTTCCCTCATGAGAAGTACGCCCAGTTCGCCTCCGCCGCCAGCGTCTGCACGGCGTTTGCCAACATGGCGCTCGCCCCGGTGATGGGGCTCATCATCGATGGCAGCGGCGGCGTGTTTCGCTACACCTTCGTCGTTGCCGGCGTGCTGGCCGTCCTTGCCCTCGTCGCCGGCCTTTATGTGCACGGCAAATTCATGAAGCTCGGCGGCCCCAGGGGTTACGTAGCTCCGGAGTAG